One window of the Bombus pyrosoma isolate SC7728 linkage group LG5, ASM1482585v1, whole genome shotgun sequence genome contains the following:
- the LOC122567518 gene encoding spliceosome-associated protein CWC27 homolog: MSNIYIQEPPTKGKVMMKTTVGDIDLELWAKETPKACRNFIQLCMEGYYDNTIFHRIIKGFIAQGGDPTGTGEGGESIYGQPFKDEFHTRLRFCRRGLIAMANAGKDDNGSQFFFTLGSTPELQNKHTIFGKVTGETIFNMLKLEEALVDEDDRPLYPPKIIKTQILKNPFPDIVPRIVSKKDEEINDSLKTKRTGVKNFNLLSFGEEAEEDEEESAILNKQFSSKGKSAHDHLTDPKLSAQPAIEPAGPPNKKIKNDHSSDWESDVEDKTQEELEVIKKEKEAMKERIKNKLRDTKKNSKTENYKVDDDEDDKEIKEDKYYLGKDRDEERKRRAEEIRKQIRDFKRDVQNEKKAKEADQKLRQDQVEKEVKKTEIMKEYIETQEKYKEAKSKLLKKGKSREDFTMELLNKFKSKLQTAKETIRESSPSPLKKEDNKKDDFDPADESWMIHALHCEEKAPVLAKDASTKDDDWFEIYDPRNPLNKRRRGERSHKSNDDKNRQSDSRRK, from the exons GTGATGATGAAAACTACTGTTGGTGACATTGATTTAGAGTTATGGGCAAAAGAGACTCCAAAAGcatgtagaaattttatacaattatgtaTGGAAGGCTATTATGATAACACCATATTTCATAGAATCATTAAAGGATTCATAGCACAGGGTGGTGATCCAACGGGTACAGGAGAAGGTGGTGAAAGCATATATGGACAGCCATTTAAA GATGAATTTCACACAAGATTACGGTTTTGTCGAAGAGGTTTAATTGCTATGGCTAATGCTGGAAAAGATGACAATGGTTCTCAGTTCTTTTTTACTCTTGGTTCCACACCAGAGTTGCAAAATAAACATACTATCTTTGGTAAGGTTACTGGAGAAACTATATTTAACATGCTTAAACTTGAAGAAGCGCTTGTAGATGAG gaTGATAGACCACTTTATCCtccaaaaattataaaaacacaAATATTGAAGAATCCATTTCCTGACATTGTACCAAGGATAGTATCaaagaaagatgaagaaataaacgatagCTTAAAAACTAAAAGAACAGGAGTAAA aaattttaatcttttatcgtTTGGTGAGGAGGCAgaggaagatgaagaagaatcTGCGATACTTAATAAACAGTTCAGTAGTAAAGGCAAGTCTGCACATGATCACCTAACTGATCCAAAATTAAGTGCACAACCAGCTATTGAACCAGCTGGAcctccaaataaaaaaataaaaaacgaccATAGTAGCGATTGGGAAAGCGATGTGGAAGATAAAACTCAAGAGGAATTAGaagttataaaaaaagaaaagga agcaatgaaagaaagaataaaaaataaattaagagatacaaagaaaaattctaaaacagaaaattataaggtagatgATGATGAAGATGATAAAGAGATAAaggaagataaatattatcttgGGAAGGACAGAGATGAAGAACGTAAAAGAAGAGc ggaagaaattagaaaacaaattcGGGATTTTAAACGTGATgttcaaaatgaaaagaaagcgaaagaaGCAGATCAAAAACTAAGACAAGATCAGGTGGAAAAGGAAGTAAAGAAAACCGAGATTATGAAAGAATATATAGAAACtcaagagaaatataaagaagcAAAGTCGAAATTACTTAAAAAGGGGAAAAGTCGCGAGGACTTCACAATGGAGTTATTAAACAAGTTTAAATCTAAACTTCAAACTGCTAAGGAAACTATAAGAGAAAGTTCGCCGAgtccattaaaaaaagaagataacaAAAAGGATGATTTTGATCCAGCTGATGAGTCTTGGATGATACATGCATTACATTGTGAAGAAAAAGCACCTGTTCTTGCCAAAGATGCAAGTACAAAAGACGATGATTggtttgaaatttatgatcCCCGAAATCCTCTTAATAAGCgacgaagaggagaaagatCACATAAATCAAATGATGATAAAAATAGACAATCCGATTCTCGtcgcaaataa
- the LOC122567979 gene encoding uncharacterized protein LOC122567979 isoform X1 yields the protein MIRAKSRRLINKLQSMLTYNGCAGGTVDTENGSPAESILSGEGELAEEVGDSSGTSRDTEEEATLSDEFYSHDTDEEEDQGKKRRDRNNSLDGISSSGSGHLGSPTSRVGTLGVRKLFTNSRERWRQQNVSGAFAELRKLVPTHPPDKKLSKNEILRMAIRYIRLLSNVLEWQKAQERNEVTQHEVRIKCEPNLATHNSTGYLVKSSTSYLKQEKHTSENHAYRTSFSSQKQLQHPISHVVCDKNGNNLLMIAPSGHSITNAACKRSMTPSTVVAQNPLPPTALTNGSLTRSLSGSRSSSFPKSPQVNAQVVTSSSILTNCSPSVSVTSSASTISGSAANSGQKRPKIEKEEEEQLSGQSRDCKSLTSSVHGIPTRKRVKMFVKDSSAGFRSDFRNIERK from the exons ATGATTCGAGCGAAGTCGAGACgtctaattaataaattgcagTCGATGCTGACGTACAATGGCTGCGCTGGAGGAACGGTGGACACGGAGAACGGTTCTCCAGCGGAGTCAATATTGTCCGGCGAAGGAGAACTCGCGGAGGAAGTCGGCGATTCTTCTGGCACGTCGAGAGACACGGAGGAGGAAGCGACGCTCTCGGATGAATTTTATTCCCATGACACCGACGAGGAAGAGGACCAAGGCAAGAAAAGGCGAGATCGCAACAATTCC CTAGACGGCATTTCGTCTTCCGGCAGTGGTCACCTCGGTTCACCAACTTCTCGCGTAGGGACTTTGGGAGTTCGAAAGTTATTCACGAACAGCCGCGAACGTTGGAGACAACAGAATGTTAGTGGAGCCTTTGCCGAGCTTCGAAAATTGGTGCCTACTCATCCACCGGATAAGAAACTATCCAAGAATGAGATCTTGCGAATGGCGATTCg GTACATACGACTGCTAAGCAACGTTCTGGAATGGCAAAAGGCGCAAGAACGAAACGAAGTGACGCAACACGAGGTCCGGATCAAATGCGAGCCCAACCTTGCCACTCACAATTCAACGGGCTATCTCGTAAAATCCTCGACATCATACTTGAAGCAAGAGAAGCATACAAGCGAGAACCACGCGTACAGAACGAGCTTCAGTAGCCAAAAACAACTACAGCATCCGATATCTCACGTAGTGTGTGATAAGAACGGAAACAATTTGTTGATGATCGCGCCTTCTGGTCACAGTATAACAAATGCTGCGTGCAAAAGAAGCATGACACCGTCGACGGTCGTTGCACAAAATCCTCTTCCGCCAACCGCGTTGACCAACGGAAGTTTGACGCGATCTTTGTCTGGTTCGCGATCTTCCAGCTTTCCAAAGTCGCCTCAAGTAAACGCTCAGGTCGTAACCAGCTCGAGTATTCTAACAAATTGTTCGCCGAGTGTTTCTGTAACGAGTAGCGCGTCCACTATTAGCGGAAGTGCGGCAAATTCCGGCCAGAAGAGGCCAAAAatcgagaaagaggaagaggaacaGTTATCCGGACAAAGCAGAGATTGTAAATCTTTGACGTCCTCGGTGCACGGGATACCAACAAGGAAGAGGGTAAAGATGTTCGTTAAAGACTCCAGTGCAGGATTTCGTAGcgattttcgaaatatc
- the LOC122567979 gene encoding uncharacterized protein LOC122567979 isoform X4, which yields MLTYNGCAGGTVDTENGSPAESILSGEGELAEEVGDSSGTSRDTEEEATLSDEFYSHDTDEEEDQGKKRRDRNNSLDGISSSGSGHLGSPTSRVGTLGVRKLFTNSRERWRQQNVSGAFAELRKLVPTHPPDKKLSKNEILRMAIRYIRLLSNVLEWQKAQERNEVTQHEVRIKCEPNLATHNSTGYLVKSSTSYLKQEKHTSENHAYRTSFSSQKQLQHPISHVVCDKNGNNLLMIAPSGHSITNAACKRSMTPSTVVAQNPLPPTALTNGSLTRSLSGSRSSSFPKSPQVNAQVVTSSSILTNCSPSVSVTSSASTISGSAANSGQKRPKIEKEEEEQLSGQSRDCKSLTSSVHGIPTRKRVKMFVKDSSAGFRSDFRNIERK from the exons ATGCTGACGTACAATGGCTGCGCTGGAGGAACGGTGGACACGGAGAACGGTTCTCCAGCGGAGTCAATATTGTCCGGCGAAGGAGAACTCGCGGAGGAAGTCGGCGATTCTTCTGGCACGTCGAGAGACACGGAGGAGGAAGCGACGCTCTCGGATGAATTTTATTCCCATGACACCGACGAGGAAGAGGACCAAGGCAAGAAAAGGCGAGATCGCAACAATTCC CTAGACGGCATTTCGTCTTCCGGCAGTGGTCACCTCGGTTCACCAACTTCTCGCGTAGGGACTTTGGGAGTTCGAAAGTTATTCACGAACAGCCGCGAACGTTGGAGACAACAGAATGTTAGTGGAGCCTTTGCCGAGCTTCGAAAATTGGTGCCTACTCATCCACCGGATAAGAAACTATCCAAGAATGAGATCTTGCGAATGGCGATTCg GTACATACGACTGCTAAGCAACGTTCTGGAATGGCAAAAGGCGCAAGAACGAAACGAAGTGACGCAACACGAGGTCCGGATCAAATGCGAGCCCAACCTTGCCACTCACAATTCAACGGGCTATCTCGTAAAATCCTCGACATCATACTTGAAGCAAGAGAAGCATACAAGCGAGAACCACGCGTACAGAACGAGCTTCAGTAGCCAAAAACAACTACAGCATCCGATATCTCACGTAGTGTGTGATAAGAACGGAAACAATTTGTTGATGATCGCGCCTTCTGGTCACAGTATAACAAATGCTGCGTGCAAAAGAAGCATGACACCGTCGACGGTCGTTGCACAAAATCCTCTTCCGCCAACCGCGTTGACCAACGGAAGTTTGACGCGATCTTTGTCTGGTTCGCGATCTTCCAGCTTTCCAAAGTCGCCTCAAGTAAACGCTCAGGTCGTAACCAGCTCGAGTATTCTAACAAATTGTTCGCCGAGTGTTTCTGTAACGAGTAGCGCGTCCACTATTAGCGGAAGTGCGGCAAATTCCGGCCAGAAGAGGCCAAAAatcgagaaagaggaagaggaacaGTTATCCGGACAAAGCAGAGATTGTAAATCTTTGACGTCCTCGGTGCACGGGATACCAACAAGGAAGAGGGTAAAGATGTTCGTTAAAGACTCCAGTGCAGGATTTCGTAGcgattttcgaaatatc
- the LOC122567979 gene encoding uncharacterized protein LOC122567979 isoform X3: MSMLTYNGCAGGTVDTENGSPAESILSGEGELAEEVGDSSGTSRDTEEEATLSDEFYSHDTDEEEDQGKKRRDRNNSLDGISSSGSGHLGSPTSRVGTLGVRKLFTNSRERWRQQNVSGAFAELRKLVPTHPPDKKLSKNEILRMAIRYIRLLSNVLEWQKAQERNEVTQHEVRIKCEPNLATHNSTGYLVKSSTSYLKQEKHTSENHAYRTSFSSQKQLQHPISHVVCDKNGNNLLMIAPSGHSITNAACKRSMTPSTVVAQNPLPPTALTNGSLTRSLSGSRSSSFPKSPQVNAQVVTSSSILTNCSPSVSVTSSASTISGSAANSGQKRPKIEKEEEEQLSGQSRDCKSLTSSVHGIPTRKRVKMFVKDSSAGFRSDFRNIERK; the protein is encoded by the exons ATG TCGATGCTGACGTACAATGGCTGCGCTGGAGGAACGGTGGACACGGAGAACGGTTCTCCAGCGGAGTCAATATTGTCCGGCGAAGGAGAACTCGCGGAGGAAGTCGGCGATTCTTCTGGCACGTCGAGAGACACGGAGGAGGAAGCGACGCTCTCGGATGAATTTTATTCCCATGACACCGACGAGGAAGAGGACCAAGGCAAGAAAAGGCGAGATCGCAACAATTCC CTAGACGGCATTTCGTCTTCCGGCAGTGGTCACCTCGGTTCACCAACTTCTCGCGTAGGGACTTTGGGAGTTCGAAAGTTATTCACGAACAGCCGCGAACGTTGGAGACAACAGAATGTTAGTGGAGCCTTTGCCGAGCTTCGAAAATTGGTGCCTACTCATCCACCGGATAAGAAACTATCCAAGAATGAGATCTTGCGAATGGCGATTCg GTACATACGACTGCTAAGCAACGTTCTGGAATGGCAAAAGGCGCAAGAACGAAACGAAGTGACGCAACACGAGGTCCGGATCAAATGCGAGCCCAACCTTGCCACTCACAATTCAACGGGCTATCTCGTAAAATCCTCGACATCATACTTGAAGCAAGAGAAGCATACAAGCGAGAACCACGCGTACAGAACGAGCTTCAGTAGCCAAAAACAACTACAGCATCCGATATCTCACGTAGTGTGTGATAAGAACGGAAACAATTTGTTGATGATCGCGCCTTCTGGTCACAGTATAACAAATGCTGCGTGCAAAAGAAGCATGACACCGTCGACGGTCGTTGCACAAAATCCTCTTCCGCCAACCGCGTTGACCAACGGAAGTTTGACGCGATCTTTGTCTGGTTCGCGATCTTCCAGCTTTCCAAAGTCGCCTCAAGTAAACGCTCAGGTCGTAACCAGCTCGAGTATTCTAACAAATTGTTCGCCGAGTGTTTCTGTAACGAGTAGCGCGTCCACTATTAGCGGAAGTGCGGCAAATTCCGGCCAGAAGAGGCCAAAAatcgagaaagaggaagaggaacaGTTATCCGGACAAAGCAGAGATTGTAAATCTTTGACGTCCTCGGTGCACGGGATACCAACAAGGAAGAGGGTAAAGATGTTCGTTAAAGACTCCAGTGCAGGATTTCGTAGcgattttcgaaatatc
- the LOC122567517 gene encoding uncharacterized protein LOC122567517 yields MPTTPLKIDILEDGARPRDWQPRRSQYKVPLRLFRLCLLGMFLPAVLVAGPIYLRYRVYCEQLYPLTVSDQRLIDAKVSTTWCQSQVIKVNTTFNAYLMNDEPKMENEFLPVSMTRHLILEDDMKEYWGFYLLRGSSVTVSTCVRWPGASLTMIRGHKHLHECAFIGDDSSEELEELLEVAKETGFLAVNGSLESESPSNEPEKMRRVQQGIQFHHKDHANALNSSKHTINAMTHHYNSHELDAKAMKVILTELFAKTLDTKKKQKENPHHHYEGTFVETDNIEKPPTQYPHDDSQKTRNKQMKNMFIKTFEEVLKKKNVVSVMNGTGGLIEKHRKLQRGNVLQSQTSKEKTTANPEEKIEEAEASSAEVLRDVLGKVNSLGYRGKKILKKLMVEIEKKGAEGEALWQAVNKTMSDQTLSDAEKRRRRRDLILSSSLHTELTEEDEDDDAAIEEDMLHPDGIAEDRGTVNETTLNDRSNSEFWSSFSSSEERLLDCKGLILNLPLTPHRYCMPKHESEHLTASFANTVTYRVPTNGYYFFVFNSENEIQPNYLRVRFDLLKTFYNISNPVHACKNSTTECSLPFKIFSNEKTVLELPLSGNDSQWNEEYVVVSTCEPRTSIYLVCIIAVPLLILIFAFH; encoded by the exons ATGCCAACGACGccattaaaaatagatatactTG AGGACGGTGCTCGTCCAAGAGACTGGCAGCCTCGTAGGTCTCAGTATAAGGTGCCTCTGAGATTATTTCGATTATGCTTACTGGGAATGTTTCTTCCTGCGGTATTGGTGGCTGGGCCGATATACTTGCGATATCGTGTTTATTGCGAGCAACTGTATCCATTAACCGTTTCCGATCAAAGGCTTATTGACGCGAAAGTATCTACCACGTGGTGTCAA AGTCAAGTCATTAAAGTTAATACCACGTTTAACGCTTATCTGATGAACGACGAACCAAAAATGGAAAACGAGTTTCTACCCGTTTCTATGACGAGACATTTGATTTTAGAGGACGACATGAAAGAATATTGGGGCTTCTATCTTCTTCGTGGTAGTAGCGTTACTGTATCCACTTGTGTGAG ATGGCCTGGTGCTTCTTTAACCATGATCCGTGGTCACAAACATCTTCATGAATGTGCCTTCATTGGTGACGATAGCAGCGAAGAATTGGAGGAACTCCTGGAAGTTGCTAAAGAGACCGGTTTCCTTGCAGTGAATGGCTCGCTGGAG AGCGAAAGTCCTAGCAATGAGCCAGAGAAAATGAGGAGAGTGCAGCAGGGTATACAGTTTCATCACAAGGACCATGCAAACGCTTTGAACAGCTCGAAGCACACGATAAACGCCATGACACACCATTACAACAGTCACGAGTTGGATGCCAAAGCTATGAAAGTGATACTCACGGAACTATTCGCCAAAACGCTCGACACGAAAAAGAAGCAGAAGGAGAATCCTCATCACCATTACGAAGGAACCTTCGTGGAAACTGATAACATCGAGAAGCCGCCTACTCAATATCCCCATGACGATTCGCAGAAAACTAGAAACAAacagatgaaaaatatgtttataaaaacttTTGAAGAAGtcttgaagaagaaaaatgtagtGAGTGTTATGAACGGCACAGGAGGATTGATAGAGAAACACCGAAAGCTCCAGCGTGGAAATGTTCTGCAAAGTCAGACGAGCAAAGAGAAGACGACAGCAAATCCTGAAGAGAAGATCGAAGAAGCGGAAGCTTCATCCGCAGAAGTGCTTCGAGATGTGTTGGGTAAAGTCAATTCTTTGGGTTATCGGGGTAAAAAGATACTGAAAAAGCTGATGGTTGAAATTGAGAAGAAGGGTGCTGAGGGAGAAGCTCTATGGCAGGCAGTGAACAAGACGATGAGCGATCAGACACTTTCGGACGCTGAGAAACGTAGAAGACGAAGAGACTTGATTCTGTCTTCGTCTCTTCATACGGAATTAACGGAGGAAGATGAAGATGACGATGCTGCTATCGAGGAG GATATGCTGCATCCAGATGGCATAGCCGAGGACAGAGGTACCGTGAACGAGACGACGTTGAACGACAGAAGTAATTCCGAATTTTGGAGCTCGTTTAGTAGCTCCGAGGAACGGCTTTTGGATTGCAAAGGACTGATTCTGAACTTACCTTTAACACCACATCGATATTGTATGCCGAAACACGAAAGCGAACATTTGACCGCTTCGTTCGCTAACACGGTTACATACAG AGTACCTACGAACGGATATTATTTCTTCGTCTTCAATTCTGAAAACGAGATTCAGCCGAATTATTTGCGAGTACGTTTCGACCTGCTGAAGACCTTCTACAATATCTCGAATCCAGTACACGCCTGTAAGAATAGCACGACGGAATGTTCGTTGCCTTTCAAAATCTTCAGCAACGAGAAGACGGTCCTAGAGTTGCCATTGAGTGGCAATGACTCACAATGGAACGAAGAATACGTGGTTGTCTCCACGTGCGAACCTAGAACGTCTATTTACTTGGTATGCATCATAGCGGTGCCTTTGCTCATCCTTATATTTGCGTTTCACTGA
- the LOC122567979 gene encoding uncharacterized protein LOC122567979 isoform X2: protein MKSMLTYNGCAGGTVDTENGSPAESILSGEGELAEEVGDSSGTSRDTEEEATLSDEFYSHDTDEEEDQGKKRRDRNNSLDGISSSGSGHLGSPTSRVGTLGVRKLFTNSRERWRQQNVSGAFAELRKLVPTHPPDKKLSKNEILRMAIRYIRLLSNVLEWQKAQERNEVTQHEVRIKCEPNLATHNSTGYLVKSSTSYLKQEKHTSENHAYRTSFSSQKQLQHPISHVVCDKNGNNLLMIAPSGHSITNAACKRSMTPSTVVAQNPLPPTALTNGSLTRSLSGSRSSSFPKSPQVNAQVVTSSSILTNCSPSVSVTSSASTISGSAANSGQKRPKIEKEEEEQLSGQSRDCKSLTSSVHGIPTRKRVKMFVKDSSAGFRSDFRNIERK from the exons ATGAAA TCGATGCTGACGTACAATGGCTGCGCTGGAGGAACGGTGGACACGGAGAACGGTTCTCCAGCGGAGTCAATATTGTCCGGCGAAGGAGAACTCGCGGAGGAAGTCGGCGATTCTTCTGGCACGTCGAGAGACACGGAGGAGGAAGCGACGCTCTCGGATGAATTTTATTCCCATGACACCGACGAGGAAGAGGACCAAGGCAAGAAAAGGCGAGATCGCAACAATTCC CTAGACGGCATTTCGTCTTCCGGCAGTGGTCACCTCGGTTCACCAACTTCTCGCGTAGGGACTTTGGGAGTTCGAAAGTTATTCACGAACAGCCGCGAACGTTGGAGACAACAGAATGTTAGTGGAGCCTTTGCCGAGCTTCGAAAATTGGTGCCTACTCATCCACCGGATAAGAAACTATCCAAGAATGAGATCTTGCGAATGGCGATTCg GTACATACGACTGCTAAGCAACGTTCTGGAATGGCAAAAGGCGCAAGAACGAAACGAAGTGACGCAACACGAGGTCCGGATCAAATGCGAGCCCAACCTTGCCACTCACAATTCAACGGGCTATCTCGTAAAATCCTCGACATCATACTTGAAGCAAGAGAAGCATACAAGCGAGAACCACGCGTACAGAACGAGCTTCAGTAGCCAAAAACAACTACAGCATCCGATATCTCACGTAGTGTGTGATAAGAACGGAAACAATTTGTTGATGATCGCGCCTTCTGGTCACAGTATAACAAATGCTGCGTGCAAAAGAAGCATGACACCGTCGACGGTCGTTGCACAAAATCCTCTTCCGCCAACCGCGTTGACCAACGGAAGTTTGACGCGATCTTTGTCTGGTTCGCGATCTTCCAGCTTTCCAAAGTCGCCTCAAGTAAACGCTCAGGTCGTAACCAGCTCGAGTATTCTAACAAATTGTTCGCCGAGTGTTTCTGTAACGAGTAGCGCGTCCACTATTAGCGGAAGTGCGGCAAATTCCGGCCAGAAGAGGCCAAAAatcgagaaagaggaagaggaacaGTTATCCGGACAAAGCAGAGATTGTAAATCTTTGACGTCCTCGGTGCACGGGATACCAACAAGGAAGAGGGTAAAGATGTTCGTTAAAGACTCCAGTGCAGGATTTCGTAGcgattttcgaaatatc